The genomic region ATCCCTCGTACTTCCTCGCGCTGCGCACGCACGTGCTGCCGCACCTGCGGACCTATCCCTCGCTCAAGGTGTGGGTCGCCGGTTGCAGCGCGGGCGAGGAGCTCTACTCGCTCGCCATCCTCTTCCGCGAGGAAGGGCTGGAGAGCCGGACGATCTTCTACGCCACCGACATCAATGTGGATGCGCTGCGCAAGGCCGAGGCCGGCGTCTATGAATTGGACCGCATCGCGTTGTTCACCGAGAACCATCGCCGCGCCGGCGGGAAGACCTCGCTCTCGCGTTACTACACTGCCGCCTACGGTCACGCGAAGTTCGACAAGGAGCTGCGCGCCCGCACCGTCTTCTCCGACCACAGCCTGGTCTCCGACGCGGTGTTCGCCGAGACACACCTGATTTCCTGCCGCAATGTGATGATCTAT from Luteolibacter arcticus harbors:
- a CDS encoding CheR family methyltransferase; this translates as MRSEATQSDDLELRLLLEAIHEKSRYDFRDYSPASLKRRLVQARDRFHCASFSQLQHKVLHDPSFVSQLLPYLTVQVSELFRDPSYFLALRTHVLPHLRTYPSLKVWVAGCSAGEELYSLAILFREEGLESRTIFYATDINVDALRKAEAGVYELDRIALFTENHRRAGGKTSLSRYYTAAYGHAKFDKELRARTVFSDHSLVSDAVFAETHLISCRNVMIYFNRELQDRAVGLFKDSLARRGFLGIGAKESLRFSTHAPAFTEFDREQRIYQKA